ACGATCACGATCCGCTGGTGTCGATAAACGCTTTGTCGTCCAGCGGGCGAACCCAGACGTTGCGGAAGCGAACCGCGTTGTCGTGATCTTGCAAGAAGACGGGGCCCGTCGAGCTTTTCAGTTGACGCTCCCAGATTGCTTTCAAATAGGGAGTCGCGCCGTAGCGGTACGGATGATAGCTCGATCGCGGTTCGCCCAGTTGCAAGTCGCGTTGCACTTGTTGCCCGTTGAGCCATGCGGTGATCGAGCCCTCTTTAGTGATCTTGCCTTGGTCGTCCCGTCGCGGGGCGCGGTAGCGGATGTCGTAAACCTGCCATTGGTCGCGCGGACCGCAAGCATTCGCAAGCGGCTTGGAAAATCCGTAGACCGACCCGGCGTCCTGTTGACTCAGTTCCTGTTTGCCGTGGGAATCGATGATCTGGACTTCGTAGTTGCCGTGGATGTAGATCCCGCTGTTCCCTGTTCCTCCTTCGGGGATCAGGAATTCCACGTGCAGGTCGGCATCGCGGAAGTGCAGCGTCGAAACTAGGTGGTTCGATCGGACAGCTTGCTCGCCTTGGGAGACCGTCGAAACCAAGCTGCCGTTTTCGATCGGCCAGTTGATCGCTGATCCCTGCGTGCTGCGGAACTTCGGCTCCGATTCGCCATCAAACAGCACGATCGCGTCGGCTGGCGGTTCGACCGGCAGCTGCGATTGGTCGGGGTGAAACTCTTCGGCCGCCAGAGGCAAGGCGAATCCGATCAGGCTGAGGGCAATAGCACGCATCATTATTATGGGACTTCTACGGGAGGTGTCTTGTTGTTCATCCGGTAACCGCGATCGCGGAGGTGTTGCTGGCAAAGTATATCATCCGCCAGCCGGTTTGCTGTCCAATCACCGCGGTGAACGGTAGACTCTGGCGATGTCAAATCCGCAGAATCTCCCGCCGTCCGACTCGCCAGGTCCCCAACGCAACCCTTCGATGCGACATTGGATGTTTCCGATGTTGTGTGGGTTTTCGCTAATCGCCTACTTCTGGCCTTCGGGCGGCATCGATCCGTTTGTTGCTTCCAAGTCGTGGCTCTCCTGGATGATCGCGGCGACGATGTTCGCATTGGGCAGTCTGTTGCCCGAGGATGAAGTCCGTCGGCTGCGTCGCCAGTTGCCGCAAGTCTGTTTAGGAACGTTGACCCAGTGTCTGGTCATGCCGCTGGCGGCGCTAGCGGTCGTCCGGTTCGGCGGGCTCGAAGGGGGCTACCGATTGGGAGTGATCCTTGTCGGATGTGTTCCCGGGGCGATGGCATCGAACGTGTTGACGCTGGCCGCTGGCGGCAACGTCAGCTATTCGGTCAGCCTGACGACGATGGCCACCTTGGCTTCGCCGATCACCGTCCCCTGGCTGTTGGTCTTGATGGCGGGGATCAGCGAATCGGAAGCTCGTATCGAACCGCTATCGATGATGCTGACACTCGCTTCGACCGTCTTGTTGCCCGTGATCGCCGGCTTCTCGTTGGCGCGTTGGAGCCCTCGGTTCAAAGCGATCGCCGAACCGGTCGGTCCGGTCTTGGCGAACCTTGTAATTCTCTGGATCATCGCCGTCGTCGTGGGACTCAACCGCGACCGCTTGGCCATGATCCCGCTGAGTCTGTTGGCGTCGCTGTTAATTGTGAACCTTGTCGGCTACGTCGGCGGTTATACCGCGGGAGCTCTCGCGCGGATGGATGAACCGATGCGTCGGGCGCTGACATTAGAAGTTGGTATGCAGAACGCGGGGCTTGGGACGATGCTTGCCGTCGGCAGCTTTGGCGACCAGTTTCCCGAAGCCGCCATCCCCACAGCCGCCTACACGTTCGGATGTGTCTTCACCGGCACGATCCTCGTCTCGCTGTGGCGCCCACGCCCTGGAACTGCCGTGTAGTACGATTTGTTGTGGTCGCCTGCTGCTAGGCGTCTTGTGAAGCTACTCGTGGAAACTGCTCGATGATTGGCGTCGGGCTGCCAATGGCGAAACTCTGATTCCAATTGCACCACTGGATTGACGATGGCTGAATTGCTGCATGTTGTCGCGATGAACGTGCCTTGCCCGTTTCATCTCGAACTTAAATTTTCCGATGGCGATGCTCGCGTCGTCGACCTGCGACCGCTATTAAACGGGCCAGCGTTTCTGCCGCTTCACGATCCCGATGTGTTTGCATCCGCAACGATCGATCCGGTGTCAAAGACTGTCTGTTGGCCTTGTGGAGTCGACTTGGCTCCCGAAGCACTGACGTCCCTGTCGCCAGCGGATATTCAGTCGGCCGGATAGCGTCGCCGGAAGTTACAACTGATCAAGCCAGCAGCTTTTCGATCACCTTCGCCGGTTGGCCGTCGATCAGCGATTGCTCGCGTCCGTTCTGTTCGTAGGTCAGGTTTTCGGCTTCGAGCCCAAACAGATGCAGCAGGGTGGCGTGGTAGTCGAAATGGTTGACTTGGTCTTCCACCGCGTGGTGGCCGAATTCGTCGGTCGCGCCATGCATCCCCGATCGGAAGCCGCCGCCGGCGACCCACATCGTGAATCCGTAGGTGTTGTGATCCCGGCCGATGTTCGCTTCGTTTTGAATCACGGGCAACCGCCCCATCTCGCCGCCCCAGTGGACGACGGTGCTGTCCAGGAGTCCGCGTTGCTTGAGATCTTTGACGAGCGCAGCGGCCGGTTTGTCGATCTTCTTGCACGATGCTGGCAACGCTTTGACGATGCCGCCATGGTGGTCCCAGTATTGGTTTTTCGTGAACAGTTGCACGAACCGGACGCCCCGTTCGACAAGTCGTCGCGCGATCAGGCAGCGTTCGCCAAACTCTCGCGTCTCGGGTTGGTCCAGCCCATACATCGCGTGGGTTGCCTTGGATTCGCGGCTCAAATCGGTCGCTTCGTCCGCCGCAAATTGCATCCGTTCAGCGAGTTCAAAATTGGCGATCCTCGCTTGCAGTTCGTGTTCGCCCGTCCGCTGTTCCGCATGGCGTCGGTTCAGCGATTGCAGTAGGTCGAGGTAATTGGATTGAATCTCGCCGTCGAGATGGGGCGGCGGCTGCAGGTTTAAGATCCTCGGCTTCACGGGCCGGATGACGGTTCCTTGAAACAGCGATGGCAACCAACCGTTGGACCAGTTTAAGACGCCTGCGACCGGCAATCCCTTCGGGTCGGTCATCGCAATGTACGCCGGCAAACTCTCGCTTTTTGTCCCCAACGCATACGTCAACCAGCTGCCCAATGCGGGTCGCCCCGCCAAGGGGCGACCGCCGTTCATCGCGTAGATCGATTGGCCGTGGTTGTTCACGCCGGTGTGCATCGAACGAATCACAAGCGCATCGTCGACGATCGTCGAGAATTCGGGAAGCAGTTCGGAAACGTCGGTCCCATGTTCGCCGTACTTCTTGAATTTCCAAGGTGATCCAAAGACCTTCGAACTGGCTTGAGCCGCGTTGTCGTATTTGATCTTGCCGGGAAACTTCTGCATGTGCAGTTCGTTTAATATCGGCTTCGGATCCAGTAGATCCATCTGGCTGGGGCCGCCTTGCATGAACATCGAAATCATCGCGGTCGCCCGCGGCTTCAGCGGCGGCTGCTTGGGCTTCAGATCGAATCCTTCGGTCCCCAGGTTCGGCTTCTTCGGTTCGGCATTCGCTTTTTGGGCCATCAAACAGGCCAACGCCAGCGGCCCGCCACGCATCGCCGAAGAGGCCAGGAAGTGTCGGCGCGAAGATTGAATGTCGGAATTGTTGTTCGTCATCGGTTTTCCGTCGTTTCGCAGGCGGGGGTTTTTCAGGAGGGGAGCGGGCTGTCGCCGACGTTAGTATCGGCGGGGGAAGCTGCGGTCGCCGTTAATCCACATAGAGAAATTCGTTGGAGCTGAACATCGCTTGGCAGGCGCTGGCCAGTGCCAGTCGGTGAGCCGCTTCGGCGGATAGTTTGGCGTCGCGTGACCTAAATGCGGAGGTTTGTCGCGCGACGAAGTTGGTCAGTTCGGTCAGCACGCCATTTTCGATCTCTCGATTGAAGCACCGCTGCCAAGCGTTGGAAATCTGTTGCGGAACTTCGCTCTCGGCTCGGATCGCCTGAGCCGCCAGTTGGTCCGCTTGATCGATGACAAACGCACTGTTCATCAGCAGCAATGCTTGCGTGGCGACGTTTGAGTAGTTGCGGATGGTGCAGTTGGGGGCGACGGTGGCCAAGTCGAATGTTTCCAGGACGCCCAGCGGTCGGCTGCGGCGAACTTGAACGTAGACGCTGCGGCGACTGGCCTCTTCGCCGAGCTGCGATTTGCCCGTCGGCTTGCGTTCTCCGTCAAGCATCTCCTTGCCCAATACGACTTGCCCCACAGCGTCTTCTTTTACCGGCACCGGTGGGCCGTGCAAGCGATTTGTGATCGTGCCGTTTGCGACGAGCATCGCGTCGCGGATCGCTTCGGATTCCAGTCGCCGGACCGTCATCCGTGCATACAGCCGATTGTCGGGATCGACGCGGTCCAGCTGCTCGGTTCGCGTGGAAACCTGCTGGTACGTTTGCGACAGCATGATCATCCGATGCATGCGTTTCAGGTTCCAACCGCCACGCATCAGGTCGGTTGCAAGCCAGTCGAGTAGTTCGGGATGCGTCGGCTTGGAGCCTAGGAAACCGAAGTCGCCCGGCGAATCGACGATGCCTCGTCCGAAGTGGTTTAGCCAAACGCGATTCATCAGAACGCGAGCCAGCAGTGGATGTTTGCCGTTGGTCAGTTGACGTGCGTAGGCGAGTCGTCGACCGGTCGTGGGGAGGTCGGGATCGTTTGCCTCGATCTCCGTGGGATCGTTGCCTTTCAGGACGGTCAGTTCGCTGGGACCCAGTTCCTGACCGGGCTGTTCGTGGTCGCCACGAATGAACAGATGCGTTGGTGGCACATGGTTCGCCGGTTCGGTTAAGACGCGAATGAACTTCTCTTTCGGGGCGGTCGCGCGGATCGCATTGATCTCGTTCTGCATGTTGGCGAGGTCCGTTTTCGCGTCCACTTTGCGGCAGATCTGGGCCGCCTCGCGATAGCGTTGGACCTCGGCAAAGCCGTCGGGTGAGAACGTTTCCAGCGAGGCGGCGTCGACCAACGGTCCTGGGAATTCCGTTGCCAGTTGCTGTTGGTCGCTCGTCCATTTATCGGCCGGCATCGATGCCAGCTTGGCAACGGCTTCGCGATGCTCCTCAGGAATCTTGGCGAGTTGCTCGTTCCGAGCCAGTTCGATCAATTCCTGCTCCAACGCATCGGCGGCTCTTTCGATATCCGAAGCCCGTCGCGCACGCTGTTGGGCATACAGATAGAGCGAGCCGGGCGAAATGTTGCCGACGTTGGGGAACTCCTCCAACAGGGCAACCTGTTCGGCGCTCCGCTTCGATTTCTCCGTCTTGAAAGCGCTCTCGACTGCTTCGCGACGGTCGGCAGGAACGACCAACAGTTCTTCGTAGAGTGTCCTGTCGAGATGTTCCTGTTGGCGTTTGGAGCGTTTCGCGGTCGCTTCTTTGGCTTTCTGATCGACCGCCTTGCGAGCCTGTCGATCTTCCTCGGTGTACAACGACATGCGACGCTGCCGTGGGACTTTCCATTGCTTTGGATCGAGTGCCGGTTCGAAAATCGCGCGGAACCGAAAGTAATCGGCTTGGCTGATCGGATCGTATCGATGGTCGTGACACTTCGCACATCCAACCGTTAACCCCAGCAGCGATGTCGATACGATCTCGATCGTGTCGGATATCGTTTCGTTGGCTGCCAGGGCGCGATCGATGCCTCCCGATGCGGTTCCGTCGGGGGCCATGCGAAGAAAGCCGGTGGCGGTAAGTTGAGCGATCCGCTCGGGCGTTAGCTGCGATGCGTCGTCGCCGGTCGCCATCTCGTCCCCGGCCAATTGCTCGCAGATAAATTGGTCCAACGGTTTGTCATCGTTAAAGCTGTCGATGACGTAATCGCGATAGAAGTAGGCGAACTCGCGTTCGGTATCTTGATTTGTGTAGCCATCGGAATCGGCGTAGCCAGCGACGTCCAGCCAATGCCGGCCCCATCGCTCACCATAACGGGGCGATGCGAGCAAGCGATCGATCAACGCCGCGAAGGCGTGGTCGCTCGGATCGTTGACGAAATCGTCGACCATCTCCGGTTCGGGCGGCAGTCCCCAGAGATCGAACGTCGCTCGGCGGATCAGAGTGTGGCGATCTGCGGCGGCCGAAAAGGCGAGCCCTTCGCGGTGCAGCCGATCGAGGACGAAGGCGTCGATTGGATTGTCGCTGGCGTTCGCTTTGACAACGGGCGGCTCGGGAGACGCGATCGGTTGGAAGGCCCAGAAGCTGCGTTCCTCCTCGGTGATGTAGTCGCCATCGTCGAGTGTCAGCGGTTCTTCTCGCGCGGTCTTGGCACCGTCGAGGATCCACTTGCGAATCGAAGCGATATCCTCGGCTGAGAGGTTCTTTTCGCCGGGCGGCATGTCTCCCGACTCCACCCGTTCAAGCAGCAGCGATTCGCTAGCATTGCCCGGGACGATCGCTTCGCCCGAATCGCCGCCAGACAAAATCCAACGTTTTAGTCGGACATCGAGCGATCCCTCGACGACGCCACTCTCGCCATGGCAATGAAAACAGTGCGCCTTCAGGATCGGGCGAACATCCTTTTCGAAGGTCGACGTATCGGCGGCAAAGGTCCGACCCGAGAGGATGGAAATGGCAGCAAGCAGCGCAAAGGTAGGTAGGAGACGCATTTTCAGGATCGCGGTTGGAGGGCGAAAACGCAGGCGGGGAACCGTATGCTACACGATCCAGCCGTGGGGTTAAACACTTTCCGCGAAACAAACCCCGGGCAAGCCGTCATGAAGCCGCGGCCGCGGCGGCCGCATATAGCCTGCGGCGCGAGCCCTGTCAGTTATGCGTAAGTCAGTTTCTATCCCCGAAGGGATTGCAGCCACTAGCCGTAGGTAAGCGAAGCGCCACCTACGGCTAATGGCAAACAAACAGGTTTTCGACGCCGAAGGGTGTCGCAGCAATCAGGCTGGTCGGGCTGCGACCACCTTCGGGGTCGTATATCGCGTCGCTTTTCGTCATCCGGTGGTGTTCGCTGCGCTCGACCACCGGCTAATGGCTTTAACGCTTTCGGCGTAGGTTGACTTGTCTATAACTGTCAGGGCTCGCGCCGCAGGCTTTATGTGATCGCCGCGACCGCGGCTTAAAGACGCTTGGCTCTGACAGCGAAACGTCTGCCTGGGGGAGAGATTTATGCCAGGATCGGGCGGATCACGTTGGCTTCGGTGACGCCGGTTAGGCGTTGGTCGAGGCCTTGGAACGGGTAGGTGAACCGGCTGTGGTCGATTCCCAGTTGGTTCAGGATCGTGGCGTTGAGATCGCGGATGTGAACCGGATCAGCTGTCACGTTGTAACTGAACTCGTCCGTCTCGCCGTGCACGACGCCTTGCTTGATGCCCGCTCCCGCCATCCAGACTGTAAAACACTTGGGATGGTGATCGCGGCCATAGGTCTTTTGCGTCAGCTTGCCTTGGCAGTAGATCGTGCGTCCAAATTCACCGCCCCAAACGACAAGCGTGTCGTCCAGCAGGCCGCGCTGTTTCAGATCGGTCAGCAGTCCCGCGTTGGGTTGGTCGGTGTCCTTGCATTGTTTTGGTAGGTCGCCCGGCAGGTTGCCGTGCTGATCCCAGCCGCGATGGAAGATCTGCGTGAACCGTACGCCGCGCTCGGCCATCCGCCGCGCCAGGATGCAGCAGTTTGCATAAGATCCAGGTCGCATGACATCGGGACCGTACAGGTCCAAAACATGTTGCGGTTCGTCGCTTAGATCGGCCAGTTCGGGGATCGACGTCTGCATTCGAAACGCCATCTCGTACTGAGCGATCCGGGCGTTGGTCTCCGGATCGCCGATCGCTTCGTAGGTCTGTTGATTCAGTCGCGAGAGGCTGTCGAGCATCCGCCGGCGGACGCCCGCATCCAATCCGCTGGGATTCGACAGGTACAGCACCGGGTCGCCGGCGCTGCGAAGCGAAACGCCTTGGAATTTGCTTGGCAAAAAGCCGCTCCCCCATAGACGGTTGTAGAGCGCTTGGGCTTGCTGGCGTCCGGACCATGACGCTGTCATGACCAGGAACGACGGTAGGTTTTCGTTTTCATTCCCCAGGCCGTAACTGAGCCATGATCCGAGGCTCGGTTTGCCCGGCAATTGGTCGCCGGTGCAGATGTAGGTGATCGCCGGATCGTGGTTGATCGCTTCGGTCCACATCGACCGGATCATCGAAATCTCGTCGACCTTCTTGGCCATGTGCGGGACCAATTCACTGGCCCACGTGCCCGCCTTGCCATGCTGAGCGAACTTGTAGATCGAAGGAGCGATCGGGAACCGCGATTGCCCGCTGGTCATCGTCGTCAGACGCTGCCCTTGGCGGATCGTTTCGGGGAGATCTTTGTCGAACCAATCGGCCATCTTCGGCTTGTAGTCCCACATGTCCATCTGGCTCGGCGCGCCCGACATGAACAGATAGATCGCCCGTTTGGCTTTCGGTTGATGGTGCGGCAGGTTTGCCAGTCCCGGTGTGCCCTGGAGCCCAGCACCGGCGGTGGCGGCATGCAATGGACTGCCGGGCATCGACGCCAATGCGGCGGTTCCCAGACCCAGCGACGCGTTGCGGAAGAAGTGGCGGCGGGTGAGTAGTTGTCTGTATTGGTTCAGCGCGTCGATTGTCATTTTGTCACCACTTCATCCAGGTTGATTAACGTGCTCGCCACGGCGGTCCAAGCTGCAAGTTCGATCGGGTCGATCGAATCGGGCGTGGGCGATTGCCCCAGCTTGATCAAGCGGTTTGCATTTTCGGGGTCTTTGGCAAACGCCGCGCGGGCGTCGTTGAGCAGTCCGACCAGTTCAGCCGTTTCGGTTTCCGAAGGAGTTCTCGAGGTCAGCGTTTCAAAAGCCCAAGCGATCTTTTGGGCGTCGTCGCTGCCCCCTTCGGCGATCACGCGTTGGCCGAGGTTCCGCGAGCATTCGACGAACTGCAATTCGTTGAGCATCATCAATGCCTGCAGCGGCGTGTTGGTTCGCTCTCGCCGCGCCGTGCACGATTCGCGGCTCGGCGCGTCCAGCATCGTCATCGTCGGCGGGCCGCTCGTCCGTTTCCAGAATGTGTAGAGGCTGCGGCGGTAGATCTTTTCGCCGCTGTCGGGTTTGAAATTGACGGTGTCCGAACCCGAATATCCAACCGCTTCCCAAAGCCCTTCGGGTTGCGGCGGCTTGACGCTCGGGCCACCCTGTTTCTCGACCAGCAGTCCGCTGGCCATCAACGCTTGGTCTCGCAACATCTCCGCATCCAAGCGGAACCGTGCCCCGCGGGCCAGCAGCCGATTGCTCGGGTCGCTGTCGCGTTGCTGTGGCGAGACGTGTTGGTCGCGGCGGTAGGTCTGCGACATCATGATCTGTTTGACCATCCGCTTCACATCCCAGCCCGAATCGCGGAAATCGATTGCCAGCCAATCGAGCAGTTGCGGATGGCTTGGCGGTTCGCCTTGAGCGCCAAAGTCTTCGCTCGTCTTGACGATGCCGGTGCCAAACAGCTGCTGCCAATAGCGGTTCACCGCAACGCGGGCTGTTAGAGGATGGCTGGGATCGGTCAACCATTTCGCTAGCCCCATCCGATCGTTTGGAACGCCTTCGGGCAGCGGCGGCAGCGCGGCCGGTACCGCTCGCGGGACCACTTCGCCCTTCTGGTCGTATTCGCCACGCAGCAGGACGTGGCTCGGCCGCGGCTCTTTCAATTCCTTCCAAACCAAGGTCGTCGGGAACGATTTTTCGACGGCGGTGATCTGGTTCAAGAGCCCATCTTTTTGAGCTCGCAACACCAGCCAATCGGGATCGATGCTGGCGACGCGGCGATAGTAGGCGCGGATCGCATCCGCCTGGTCGTCGGTCCGCGCGGCGGGATCCAACTTGGCAATCTCCACAATTGATGCGGGGACTGGAGCCGAAGGGGATCGAACGGCAAAGGCAAACCGACTCGGTCGCCCGCCATGGCTGACGACCTTTAATAGGATGTGATTCACTCCCTGCTTCAGGTCGATTTCGTATTCGTCTCGCAGCGACGCGAAGTCTCGCTGCTGCTGCAGCTCGCCCTGCTTCTTCTGATTAACAAACAACACGAGGCCGTCTTGAGTGCCTAACAGCAGCGTCACCTTTTGAGGTGTCTTCGCCTCGATCGTGCGATGCAATAAGACGACCGAAGGCTCGTCGCCAACGGTCGGCAGATCGTGCGCCGCGGCATCGGCGTAGGTCGGTTGTTTCGTCCATGGCACTTCGTGGCTGCCGAACTTTTCATCGGCGTTAAATTTACGCCCCTCGGAGGCGAAAGTTCGGAAGTAGCCCGCGGTGGGGTATTCCACTGGAAACGGTCCCGTTTGATCCCAGTCGCCAAGGACAAGTTGTTGGTCGGCAGCCGGTTGCGGAACGGCATCGCTGACACTCAAACGGACCTGCCCGAATTGATGTCCGGCCCACTGCGATTTGAAGTGCAATTTGATTCGCAACCGCGAATCGGCACCGTCGGTCAGGAAGCTCGACGCGACAAGCCACGCCGATCGCGTGCCGGGATTCAAGTGGCCGCCGATCGCCCAGCCGGCGTCTTTGTCCTGCTTGCCGTCGAACGCATACCCGATCGCAAACTTGCCGTCGGGCTGTTCGTAATCGGCTTCGCCATAGATCAACTTCACCGGCAGCCAGCGATTGCCCGACATCGGCGATGCGATTTCGACCTCCATCTCGGTCAGGACCGCATTGCCATTGCTGCTGATTCCGCCCGGCTTGTTCTCTTCGGCCAGGACTTCCAATTGCAGCAGTTGCCAGTTGTCGCCAGCGGGCACGGGAGCTTCGATCACAAGCGTGTCGGTCGCCGCTGGGGTGCCGGTCGCTTTGACCGAACCATCTTCTAATTGCTCCAGCTTCAAATCGCTTTCGGTTGTCACTTTATCGGGTATCAACGGGACCCACTGGATCGCTTGGCCACCGGTCAGTCGCTGTTCCCAACGGTGCTGCGCTTCGTCGACCCCCGTCAGGTCACCCTCCATCTCGATGTCGAGCAAATCGAGTTCTTCCCGCAGTTGTTTCAGTTGGCTCTCGTGCTCTGCCGTCGGCACTTGAACCGTTGGCGGGTGATCCTTCTTGTTGCCGTCCAACGCTCGGCCATCGAGACTGTTGAAATAGGCAAACAGCGAATAGAAGTCGCGAGCCGAGATCGGATCGAACTTGTGATCGTGGCAGACCGCGCAGCCGGTGGTCATGCCCAGGAAGACAGTGCCAAACGCGGAGACGCGATCGACGCAGTTACGGACGTAGACCTCGTCGTAGATCGATCCCCCTTCGCTTGTCGTGACGTTCAGTCGATTGAAGCCGCTGGCGATCTGTTGCTGCAGCGTGGCGTTGGGGATCAGGTCGCCGGCGAGTTGTTCGGTGATGAATTCGTCCAGCGGTTTATTGTCGTTGATCGCTGCGATCACCCAATCGCGATAGGGCCACATCTCGCGGTAGTTGTCCAGGTGCAGACCGTGCGTGTCGCCGTAGCGGACCAGGTCCAACCAGTAGCGAGCTTGGTGCTCGCCAAATCGCTTCGACTCCAACAATCGGTCGATCAATTTTTCGTAAGCGTTGGGCGACTTGTCGTCGACGAAATCGCGAACCTCTTGCAGTGTCGGCGGCAGCCCGGTCAGGTCGAAGGTGGCGCGGCGGATCAGCGACCGCCGATCGGCTGGCGGATTGATCGACAGTCCCGCGTCGATCGCCTTGCGGGCGATGAATTGATCGATCGGACCATCGGCTTGGATCGATGGATCGGAGATCGCCGGCGGGGCTGCTTTCACGGGCGGCAGCAGCGACCAGTGGGCGCTGAAGGGAGCCCCTTGAGCGATCCAGTCGGTCAGCAATTGCTTCTGCTTGGCCGTGAGCGGTTTGTGGAAATCGACCGGCGGCATGACATCGCCTTCGTCGTCGCTGGCGATCCGCGCGATCAGAGTGCTGGCGTCGACGTCGCCGGGGACGATCGCTCGATCGCCGCTGTCGAGTTCCGCCAAAGCCGGTTCGGCTTCATCCAATCGCAGTCCCGCCTGACGGTGTTCCGCATCGGGACCGTGGCAGGAAAAGCAATGGTTGGAGAGGATGGGACGAATGTCGCGATTGAAATCGACCTGCGATTGTTCGGCAAAACAACAAAGATGCCAAACCAGGCACAGACCCATCGACGATAGAATGCGTAGCAACATGGGCGACTGCAAAGTGGATGGAAGGTGATAGGTGGGAGCCGGCGGGACGCGTTCCAGCGTTCCTTCTTATTCTATACGTCCGTGAAACCGGATATCAACGAATTGAACGGTTCGTTCGGGATTTCACGTCGATGACTGCCTGGGGGCGGCGGTGGATTGTGTCGGTCGCGCGGCATATTCGACTTGTGTCGGGGCCTGCGATAATAATGGCTAAGGGCCCGGCGCCCAGGCGTTCCCCTCGCAATGACTGGGTTTCTGCACAACGATCACAATGGCTGAGTGAAATGAAGATGAAAGTTCGCAGCGGTGGCGGTTTCCGAGCGATCCTCTATACGCTCAAGAAAGGACGCGAGGTCGGCGGCGTCTTGAAGATGTATAACGCCATGCGAACGCGGAACGCTTGTAAGACGTGCGCCTTGGGTATGGGCGGCCAGAAGGGTGGCATGGTCAACGAGCGCGGGGCGTTTCCCGAGGTCTGCAAGAAGAGTTTGCAGGCGATGGCGGCCGATTTGCAGCCGGCCGTTTTACCCACCTTCTGGGATCAGCATCCGGTCGAGCAGTTGTCGCAGATGACGCCGCGCGAACTGGAGCATTGCGGTCGGCTGGTCCAGCCGGTGATCTACCGCCGCGGGGCCTCTCATTTCCAAACGATCTCGTGGGAGGAGTCGCTATCGCGGATCGCCACCAAGCTCCGCTCGCTAACGCCCGACGAAACGTTTTGGTATTTCAGTGGCCGCAGCAGCAACGAAGCGGGCTTCTTGCTGCAGTTGCTCGCTCGACTCTACGGAACCAATAACGTTAATAACTGCAGCTACTACTGTCACCAGGCGAGTGGCGTCGGGCTGCAGTCGTCGGTCGGCAGCGGAACGGCGACGATTGTGTTGGAGGATCTGGAGCAGGCTGATCTTGTTTTTGTGATCGGCGGCAACCCGGCCAGCAATCATCCGCGGATGATGACAAGTCTGATGCATGTGCGCCGTCGCGGCGGTCACGTGATCGTTATCAATCCGGTTCGCGAGACCGGGATGGTCAACTTTCGGATTCCCAGCGATCCGATCAGCCTGTTGTTTGGAACCAAGATCGCTTCGCATTATGTGCAACCTCACATCGGCGGCGACCTGGCGTTGCTGTGGGGCATCGCCAAACAGTGCTTCGAAGATGAGACGCTCGACCGCTCGTTCCTCGATGCCCACTGCACCGATTCGGCCGCTTGGATCGACGCCGTCGCCGCGATGTCGTGGGACGAGATCGTGGCAAAATCGGGGATCGACCGCGATCAGATCCGCACCGTTGCGGGCGTTTATGCCAAGTCGCGGCGGACGGTTTTTGCGTGGACGATGGGGATCACGCATCACGCTCATGGAGTGCAAAACGTGCAAGCGATCGCTAACCTCGCGATGGCGCGCGGAATGCTTGGCCGTCCCGGATGCGGGCTGCTGCCGATCCGCGGGCACAGCAATGTGCAGGGGATCGGTTCGGTTGGCGTGACGCCAAAACTGAAGGAC
Above is a genomic segment from Rosistilla ulvae containing:
- a CDS encoding DUF1501 domain-containing protein: MTNNNSDIQSSRRHFLASSAMRGGPLALACLMAQKANAEPKKPNLGTEGFDLKPKQPPLKPRATAMISMFMQGGPSQMDLLDPKPILNELHMQKFPGKIKYDNAAQASSKVFGSPWKFKKYGEHGTDVSELLPEFSTIVDDALVIRSMHTGVNNHGQSIYAMNGGRPLAGRPALGSWLTYALGTKSESLPAYIAMTDPKGLPVAGVLNWSNGWLPSLFQGTVIRPVKPRILNLQPPPHLDGEIQSNYLDLLQSLNRRHAEQRTGEHELQARIANFELAERMQFAADEATDLSRESKATHAMYGLDQPETREFGERCLIARRLVERGVRFVQLFTKNQYWDHHGGIVKALPASCKKIDKPAAALVKDLKQRGLLDSTVVHWGGEMGRLPVIQNEANIGRDHNTYGFTMWVAGGGFRSGMHGATDEFGHHAVEDQVNHFDYHATLLHLFGLEAENLTYEQNGREQSLIDGQPAKVIEKLLA
- a CDS encoding bile acid:sodium symporter family protein, which encodes MSNPQNLPPSDSPGPQRNPSMRHWMFPMLCGFSLIAYFWPSGGIDPFVASKSWLSWMIAATMFALGSLLPEDEVRRLRRQLPQVCLGTLTQCLVMPLAALAVVRFGGLEGGYRLGVILVGCVPGAMASNVLTLAAGGNVSYSVSLTTMATLASPITVPWLLVLMAGISESEARIEPLSMMLTLASTVLLPVIAGFSLARWSPRFKAIAEPVGPVLANLVILWIIAVVVGLNRDRLAMIPLSLLASLLIVNLVGYVGGYTAGALARMDEPMRRALTLEVGMQNAGLGTMLAVGSFGDQFPEAAIPTAAYTFGCVFTGTILVSLWRPRPGTAV
- a CDS encoding PSD1 and planctomycete cytochrome C domain-containing protein codes for the protein MRLLPTFALLAAISILSGRTFAADTSTFEKDVRPILKAHCFHCHGESGVVEGSLDVRLKRWILSGGDSGEAIVPGNASESLLLERVESGDMPPGEKNLSAEDIASIRKWILDGAKTAREEPLTLDDGDYITEEERSFWAFQPIASPEPPVVKANASDNPIDAFVLDRLHREGLAFSAAADRHTLIRRATFDLWGLPPEPEMVDDFVNDPSDHAFAALIDRLLASPRYGERWGRHWLDVAGYADSDGYTNQDTEREFAYFYRDYVIDSFNDDKPLDQFICEQLAGDEMATGDDASQLTPERIAQLTATGFLRMAPDGTASGGIDRALAANETISDTIEIVSTSLLGLTVGCAKCHDHRYDPISQADYFRFRAIFEPALDPKQWKVPRQRRMSLYTEEDRQARKAVDQKAKEATAKRSKRQQEHLDRTLYEELLVVPADRREAVESAFKTEKSKRSAEQVALLEEFPNVGNISPGSLYLYAQQRARRASDIERAADALEQELIELARNEQLAKIPEEHREAVAKLASMPADKWTSDQQQLATEFPGPLVDAASLETFSPDGFAEVQRYREAAQICRKVDAKTDLANMQNEINAIRATAPKEKFIRVLTEPANHVPPTHLFIRGDHEQPGQELGPSELTVLKGNDPTEIEANDPDLPTTGRRLAYARQLTNGKHPLLARVLMNRVWLNHFGRGIVDSPGDFGFLGSKPTHPELLDWLATDLMRGGWNLKRMHRMIMLSQTYQQVSTRTEQLDRVDPDNRLYARMTVRRLESEAIRDAMLVANGTITNRLHGPPVPVKEDAVGQVVLGKEMLDGERKPTGKSQLGEEASRRSVYVQVRRSRPLGVLETFDLATVAPNCTIRNYSNVATQALLLMNSAFVIDQADQLAAQAIRAESEVPQQISNAWQRCFNREIENGVLTELTNFVARQTSAFRSRDAKLSAEAAHRLALASACQAMFSSNEFLYVD
- a CDS encoding DUF2442 domain-containing protein translates to MAELLHVVAMNVPCPFHLELKFSDGDARVVDLRPLLNGPAFLPLHDPDVFASATIDPVSKTVCWPCGVDLAPEALTSLSPADIQSAG
- a CDS encoding 3-keto-disaccharide hydrolase, whose amino-acid sequence is MMRAIALSLIGFALPLAAEEFHPDQSQLPVEPPADAIVLFDGESEPKFRSTQGSAINWPIENGSLVSTVSQGEQAVRSNHLVSTLHFRDADLHVEFLIPEGGTGNSGIYIHGNYEVQIIDSHGKQELSQQDAGSVYGFSKPLANACGPRDQWQVYDIRYRAPRRDDQGKITKEGSITAWLNGQQVQRDLQLGEPRSSYHPYRYGATPYLKAIWERQLKSSTGPVFLQDHDNAVRFRNVWVRPLDDKAFIDTSGS